The Halomonas sp. 7T genome contains a region encoding:
- a CDS encoding site-specific integrase, giving the protein MNHQEWRVAKKYYKELQTGVSNRSNNTKSIALSQEFQIAIELSRYCGLRRSEIISLRLNAIYKPSSEQLRKKYLINADGLALDPRAGVATKNGTVRIAEIPSELMQQLYDYTNSARYIQRRKLYEESHPEDKHSPPLLLNQLGKPYSSKSIDARWGELRNAIRSELPNFSHKFHNLRSTYAVERLKELLNSGIKEGKALDYLQSVMGHKSRATLLGYLKLSEEVVTANEIHELATNIILESGEN; this is encoded by the coding sequence ATGAATCATCAGGAATGGCGCGTCGCTAAAAAATACTACAAGGAGCTTCAAACTGGAGTTTCGAATAGAAGCAATAACACAAAGAGCATTGCGTTATCTCAGGAGTTCCAAATTGCAATCGAGCTAAGTCGATACTGTGGATTGAGAAGATCAGAAATTATAAGTCTTCGGTTAAACGCAATTTACAAGCCCAGCTCAGAACAGCTGAGAAAGAAATACCTCATCAACGCTGATGGTTTAGCACTTGACCCAAGGGCAGGTGTGGCAACTAAAAATGGGACGGTAAGAATAGCTGAAATCCCTTCTGAATTGATGCAGCAACTCTATGACTATACTAACTCAGCTCGATACATACAGCGCCGGAAACTATATGAGGAAAGCCATCCTGAAGACAAACACAGTCCCCCGCTGCTCTTAAACCAGTTAGGCAAGCCATATTCATCTAAAAGTATTGATGCACGCTGGGGTGAGCTCAGAAATGCCATTAGAAGCGAGCTTCCAAATTTTAGCCATAAGTTTCATAATTTACGCTCGACCTATGCTGTTGAAAGATTAAAAGAATTATTGAATTCAGGAATAAAAGAAGGGAAAGCCCTCGACTATCTCCAGTCTGTGATGGGGCACAAAAGCAGAGCCACATTACTGGGCTATCTCAAGCTTTCTGAGGAAGTAGTTACAGCTAATGAAATTCATGAGCTGGCAACAAACATCATTCTTGA
- a CDS encoding IS3 family transposase, with amino-acid sequence MESRLSRRSWSARRAGKSSAETAQRRPKDHQAAQSGSTAQRQGAGRNNVVAGAFKKARSLVRRGSGQRRGRLTPLKERARLIALFDEAVMGGASRYQAAAVIGISERTLKRWRSERGAIVEDQRPHAGQHRQPHQLTHEEEQAILNTCHRPEYQSLPPSQIVPLLADEGVYLASESSFYRVLKKHHQQHHRGRMKPRRSVPEPTSFTATGPNQVWSWDISYCASVVRGQHWYLYLIMDIYSRKIIAWEVHDTESGELAKQLLERALLREGCWHQPPVLHSDNGAPMTSYTLKARLTELGMLMSYSRPRVSNDNPYSEALFRTVKYCPAWPTKGFASLGAVREWMLAFERAYNEQHLHSGIQYVTPADRHRGVDQERLERRNAVYQRAKQRHPQRWSGHTRNWEVTGPVSLNPGKMHEIERNQQAA; translated from the coding sequence ATGGAAAGCCGCTTGTCTCGAAGGAGCTGGTCGGCAAGAAGAGCAGGCAAAAGCAGCGCAGAAACAGCGCAAAGAAGACCGAAAGACCATCAAGCAGCTCAAAGCGGAAGTACGGCGCAAAGACAAGGTGCTGGCAGAAACAACGTCGTTGCTGGTGCTTTCAAAAAAGCTCGAAGCCTTGTACGGCGAGGATCCGGACAGCGGCGAGGACGACTAACGCCTCTAAAGGAACGTGCAAGGCTCATCGCGCTATTTGACGAAGCGGTTATGGGTGGCGCGTCCCGTTATCAAGCGGCTGCCGTGATCGGCATAAGCGAACGCACACTGAAGCGGTGGCGATCTGAGCGCGGCGCTATTGTCGAGGATCAGCGTCCACATGCAGGGCAACACAGGCAGCCGCATCAGCTGACGCATGAGGAAGAGCAAGCCATTTTGAACACGTGCCATCGCCCCGAGTATCAGAGCTTGCCGCCGTCTCAAATCGTTCCTTTATTGGCCGACGAAGGCGTCTATCTGGCCTCCGAATCGTCGTTTTATCGGGTCTTGAAAAAGCATCATCAGCAGCACCATCGTGGCCGTATGAAACCACGTCGTTCAGTCCCCGAGCCGACTAGCTTTACGGCTACAGGGCCAAACCAGGTCTGGAGCTGGGACATCAGTTATTGTGCCTCCGTTGTGCGAGGTCAGCACTGGTATCTTTACCTGATCATGGATATCTACAGCCGCAAAATCATTGCTTGGGAAGTCCACGACACGGAATCGGGCGAGTTGGCTAAACAGCTTTTGGAACGTGCCTTGCTGCGAGAAGGTTGCTGGCATCAGCCGCCAGTACTGCACTCTGATAACGGAGCACCGATGACCTCCTATACGCTCAAAGCGAGGCTAACAGAGCTGGGCATGTTGATGTCTTACAGTCGGCCGAGAGTAAGCAATGATAACCCTTACTCGGAAGCGCTGTTCCGTACCGTCAAATACTGTCCAGCGTGGCCCACCAAGGGCTTCGCATCGCTGGGCGCGGTACGAGAATGGATGCTAGCGTTCGAGCGGGCTTACAACGAACAGCACCTGCACAGTGGCATCCAGTATGTCACGCCAGCGGACCGTCATCGCGGCGTAGACCAAGAGCGCCTGGAACGCCGGAACGCGGTATACCAACGTGCGAAGCAGCGACATCCGCAACGCTGGTCGGGCCACACTCGAAACTGGGAAGTCACCGGCCCAGTCTCGCTTAACCCGGGAAAAATGCACGAAATCGAGCGTAATCAACAGGCTGCTTAA